From Synergistaceae bacterium, the proteins below share one genomic window:
- a CDS encoding MBL fold metallo-hydrolase, producing the protein MQKIFVALLCLFIASSAFAGEPEIISLLDVQGESNTGLLIGATESQIKKFFPSGKMSSQILAYFVRVNGQEILFDTGLNDGHIINELAKNNIKPEDVKIIMITHLHGDHFGGLIDSQGRAAFPNAEIYLSEIERDYWVNDKRDEKVITALMPYSEKINFFNFGDEVINGVKALDASGHTPGHTAFEIAGKILIVGDIMHFPEIQLPNPNISVRYDTDPDKARESRIKILDYAAQNNLTIAGMHITPPGTCKIIKSGAGYEKR; encoded by the coding sequence TGCAGAAAATTTTTGTTGCGCTTTTATGTTTATTTATCGCGTCGAGTGCATTTGCTGGCGAACCCGAAATTATTTCGCTGCTTGATGTTCAGGGCGAGTCTAACACGGGATTACTAATCGGAGCTACTGAATCACAGATAAAAAAATTTTTCCCGTCTGGTAAAATGTCGAGTCAGATTTTAGCTTATTTCGTGAGGGTCAACGGCCAAGAAATTTTATTTGATACGGGACTTAATGACGGCCACATAATTAACGAGCTCGCAAAGAATAATATCAAGCCTGAAGACGTGAAAATTATAATGATTACCCATTTGCATGGAGATCACTTCGGGGGGCTTATTGACTCACAGGGCCGGGCAGCTTTTCCGAACGCAGAAATTTATTTATCAGAAATTGAGCGCGATTACTGGGTAAATGACAAGCGGGACGAAAAAGTTATTACAGCTCTCATGCCTTACAGCGAAAAAATTAATTTCTTCAATTTCGGCGATGAAGTAATTAACGGCGTTAAAGCTCTTGACGCTTCAGGACACACGCCCGGACACACAGCTTTTGAGATTGCCGGAAAAATTTTAATTGTCGGTGATATAATGCATTTTCCTGAGATTCAATTGCCGAACCCAAATATTTCTGTGAGATATGACACCGACCCCGACAAAGCGCGCGAGTCAAGAATAAAAATTTTAGACTATGCAGCACAAAATAATTTAACTATTGCCGGAATGCACATAACACCTCCGGGAACTTGCAAAATTATTAAATCCGGTGCAGGCTATGAGAAACGATAA
- a CDS encoding glycosyltransferase family 2 protein — MKFSVIVPVYNCEKYLSQCLESLCNQENFTHNYEIIIVDDGSTDKSGEICGSYASKYDFIRVTHTENHGVSHARNLALSQAQGDYILFCDGDDFASPQLISIMTRAVELDNNKSDMFVYKYFWGDLPSKGWENYNIADMKNSDWEISNSENLCANILNDGKTGGYLWNKAFKRELIQSHYFHDDIIVIQDLCWVLEILCDNKNISISIIDYCLYCYVQHKGVGLTRDFKKAYSKSGLANFLSDLEKCLKRINNLFPSIREQMQYNLYAYSIHALYRSPVKMKPGTYRKLKLYIKRYCCKYYFRSKAPFISKLKTFVKHVLFLLHNK, encoded by the coding sequence CTGAAATTCAGTGTTATTGTTCCGGTCTATAATTGCGAAAAATATTTATCTCAATGTCTCGAAAGTCTTTGCAATCAAGAAAATTTTACTCACAATTATGAAATTATAATAGTAGATGACGGCTCAACGGACAAAAGCGGGGAAATTTGCGGCTCTTATGCGTCAAAATATGATTTCATTCGAGTAACTCACACGGAAAATCACGGAGTCAGCCACGCAAGAAATTTAGCATTAAGTCAGGCTCAAGGCGATTACATTTTATTTTGTGATGGTGATGATTTTGCTTCCCCGCAATTAATTTCGATTATGACTCGCGCTGTTGAACTCGATAATAATAAATCTGATATGTTCGTGTATAAATATTTCTGGGGTGATCTGCCCTCCAAAGGTTGGGAAAATTATAATATCGCTGATATGAAAAATTCTGATTGGGAAATTTCTAACAGTGAGAATTTATGCGCTAATATCTTAAATGACGGAAAAACCGGCGGTTATCTCTGGAATAAAGCATTTAAGAGGGAGCTTATACAAAGTCATTATTTCCATGATGATATTATAGTAATACAAGATTTATGCTGGGTTCTCGAAATTTTATGCGATAATAAGAATATCAGCATCAGCATTATAGATTATTGCTTGTATTGCTACGTTCAACATAAGGGAGTCGGCCTAACAAGAGATTTTAAGAAAGCGTATTCTAAGTCAGGACTTGCAAATTTTCTCAGCGATTTAGAAAAATGTCTGAAGCGAATTAATAATCTTTTTCCCAGCATAAGAGAGCAAATGCAATATAATTTATACGCATACTCGATTCATGCACTCTATCGCAGTCCCGTAAAAATGAAGCCCGGCACTTACCGCAAATTAAAGCTGTATATAAAACGTTACTGCTGCAAATATTATTTCAGGTCAAAAGCTCCGTTTATTTCCAAGCTGAAAA
- a CDS encoding glycosyltransferase family 2 protein, giving the protein MRNDKLFSVILPVYNCEKYLSQCLESLCSQENFTHNYEIILINDGSTDKSGEICDSFASKYDFIRVTHTDNHGASRARNLALKQAEGDYILFCDSDDIVSPQLIQVMTRAVELDNKADIFEYKFFRLPEGQAYKWPVYNVEQMKISDWSTPSSDEACKKVIIDSRVGAYLWDKVFRRTLVQDRSFDESLLIMDDEGWVLEVLCADKNIRIRSINYCLYCYMQRSDYGKTRSVRKIYDNNGLNQFILGMERELNIKNLPGRLVELRKCDIYMASLNNLRMHPKELSDEARKGLESRIKKYCKVFYLSSIPSIWEKLKNLISHALVLMRV; this is encoded by the coding sequence ATGAGAAACGATAAATTATTCAGCGTCATTCTGCCTGTATATAACTGCGAAAAATATTTGTCTCAGTGCTTGGAGAGTCTCTGCAGTCAAGAAAATTTTACGCACAATTATGAAATTATCTTGATAAATGACGGCTCAACGGACAAAAGCGGGGAAATTTGCGACTCTTTTGCGTCAAAATATGATTTCATTCGCGTAACCCACACTGACAATCACGGAGCAAGCCGCGCAAGAAATTTAGCATTAAAACAGGCAGAAGGCGATTATATTTTATTCTGCGACTCTGACGACATTGTGTCCCCGCAATTAATTCAAGTCATGACCCGCGCTGTCGAACTCGATAATAAAGCTGACATTTTCGAGTATAAATTTTTCAGACTCCCTGAAGGTCAAGCATATAAATGGCCGGTCTATAATGTTGAACAAATGAAAATTTCTGACTGGTCAACACCTTCAAGCGATGAAGCCTGCAAAAAAGTTATAATCGACAGCAGAGTCGGCGCTTACTTATGGGATAAAGTTTTCAGAAGGACTCTCGTTCAGGATCGCAGCTTTGATGAAAGTTTATTAATTATGGACGATGAAGGCTGGGTACTTGAAGTTCTTTGCGCTGATAAAAATATTAGGATTCGCAGTATAAATTATTGCCTTTATTGTTATATGCAGCGTTCGGACTACGGCAAGACGAGAAGTGTACGCAAAATTTATGACAATAACGGATTGAATCAATTTATATTAGGAATGGAGCGCGAATTAAATATAAAGAATCTTCCCGGCCGGCTCGTTGAGTTGAGAAAGTGCGATATTTATATGGCCTCGTTAAATAATTTGAGAATGCATCCTAAAGAATTAAGCGATGAAGCCCGCAAAGGACTCGAGTCAAGAATCAAGAAATATTGCAAAGTGTTTTATTTGAGCTCGATTCCGTCAATATGGGAGAAGCTGAAAAATTTAATTTCTCATGCACTTGTGTTAATGCGCGTTTAA